tgagtcgtcaagccacggagcaggaggggaggaccgagccggccgggaggataggggacatagagagtcaaaggatgcagaaagggaggagaggagggttgaggaggcagaatcaggagattggagggagaaggattgagcagagggaatagatgataggatggaagaggagagagtagcgggagagagagagcgaaggttgtgacggcggattaccatctgagtaggggcagagtgagtagtgttggaggagagcgagagagaaaaggatacaaagtagtggtcggagacatggaggggagttgcagtgagattagtagaagaacagcatctagtaaagatgaggtcaagcgtattgcctgccttgtgagtagggggggacggtgagagggtgaggtcaaaagaggagaggagtggaaagaaggaggcagagagaaatgagtcaaaggtagacgtagggaggttaaagtcacccagaactgtgaggggtgagccatcctcaggaaaggaacttatcaaggcgtcaagctcattgatgaactctccaagggaacctggagggcgataaatgacaaggatgttaagcttgaatgggctagtgactgtgacagcatggaattcaaatgaggagatagacagatgggtcaggggaaaaagagaaaatgtccacttgggagagatgaggattcctgtgccaatGAGAAGGATATAGATTTTCTTTACTTACAAAAGTAGGGCAGTCAATAAATCGATGCTCATGTCTGTAAAATAACTGCCTTCATTGTCAGGAGATAGGTAGGTAGGCCAAAGAGTGTAGGCCTAATACATTGGAAAGGGCTATAAGGCCAGGCCTGACATCCAAAACCAATATTTCATTTcagaatttataaaaaatttggTTAAGGCACAAAATATCCATTAAATTGACCAGATAATCTAGTGGCTGCTTTAAAcatgaaaataaatgtcttaaaaaatggaaggcagtcgggAGGAGGTAAGATCAGataggaccattctagccaatgagataTGAGATACGCGATATGAGATACTGGCAGAACGGTTTTCACTAGTTACCAAAGCCACAAATTGGCTATATCATAAAAATTCTAGAAAACCTAAATGTGCTTTTGGGTCTTATTTcaaagttagggttaggcataattttagcagtgtggttaaggttaggtttatgtttaaaatcacattttaagaagacaAATTGTAGAAATGTGCGGggttttatgactttgtggctgtggtaactactgACGACCAGGCACAACGCCGATATAAAGGGTTTTTTCTCTAAGTTTGCGGGATatctacttatatcagtacattcGTTACAAAACgtctatttgatcaaataagcctcacgtatcaAATAAACTTTTCAAAGTTTTATTAACCAAATTCGACaatctctcattgacctccatacaaaaactcctcgctTGGTGAGCAAAGAAAACCgaaaaaacgccacctgctggagaagacagattatgggcccagttatccctctcgcttcgcatcttcctctctggttaaggttagggtcagctGTCCAATTCATTTCTCGTCTCGCGATATTCCGGAACTCTTCTCCAGCAgcagtggaaagagagagaggggtgagaacgttcttattatacctcagtgggTGAGAAAGCTAGCCAACCTTCTACGGTGGAAACTACAGTTATATTCGAAAAATCCCACGATAGTTACATTATTTATATACACACAAAGTGACTGGTTTGAAAAACATCGTAATTTAACCGAAATTATCTGTGCCAAGTGTATTAGAGAGCCATATCTAATTAAACGAGCAATGGCGTTGAAAAGAattcaaaaggtgagtgtttgttattgtttgcttatttcttccTGTCATCCTGCGTTGCAACGAACGGTAACGTTAGTCAACTAAATTGTTATGCTTACAATCAGTATAGTTCTCCACATTTCATGTAACACACACTTATTTGTGGTCCCCTAGAATACTTGACAGATGGACAAAGACGAGTAACCAATGGTGGCCTTTTGCAATTGACGCATTGCATGCTAGcatgctgttagctagctaacgttagcttaacAGGACAGTATTATTATTCTTTGCTTGTTAGCGGTCCTCCCAACTAGTTAACGTTAGATAATGTAACGGACCTGTACCTATTGCATTTGATTGGGGTACAAGTAATATGACCACATTGCGcgtgtaaaaaaataataataatcactaGTTAGTTAGTCATTTATTTGTCAGACGAACCCGGTGAGAGTACAATTTGGGGCTAGCTTGCTAATGCTAGTGCATCATGAATGAGTGTGCTGAAAACCAATGCGCACGCGTGACAGCTGTTTGCAGGTTGCCAAATACTGAACCCCAATGTCAATGTTGCCGTATATGGAATGGCAAATGGGGCACTGGGGCAGGCGGGTGTATTTATAACATAATGGACAGCGTTTGCATAAATAGTTAGCTAACTAGATTATTGAGAAAGTGTACTGATTTATGTACAACAATAACACAGTGATGTCATACCATATAAACTCAAATGGTACACCACTAGTAAACACCATAACATTTAACATATGTGAATTTGGCAAACAATTGAAACAGCAGTggtctgtttttgttttgtccttattctCACTGTAATAAAAGTTATCATGAGTAGGGACATTTTGTATGGTGTAACATTAAAATCACTTCACAGTATGGTACAGAAAGGGCCGGTGTAGTAATTGGTGATGTTAGCCTAAATGTCAAATTTGAGAAGATGCTTTGATAGTTAATTTGGCTGTTTCACCCTTCACCCCAACTCAGTGCTAAACCAGACAACCGTTGTCAAACGATGTGGTGTAGCTTGTTTATTTTTCACAATATCTGAATGTAATTTGTCATATCAATTTCCTCagtcagtgtgtgactgtgtctgaatcagggtcgtattcactagaaaacaaacagaagaaaacagaccgaaacggggagggactacTAGTCCAATAATACGACCCAGTGAATACCTAGATGTTACTACCTATGCCAAGTTTTTTTCCAAGATATGCAGAATTGCAGAGACCACAGCAGTCTgtttagaaaaaatatatatctgtAACATATGACACAGGTATATCCATGACATATTTTTTTTCCTTATCTGCCACATTGGCTAGAAGTGGACTCAAAAAGGTAATGTTAGGCACTGCCTGTATTTATCTATTATTGTTCATCTCTTTAGGAACTGACAGATTTGCAGAGGGATCCGCCTGCACAGTGCTCAGCGGGACCAGTTGGAGATGATTGTAAGTAACTAAGGGATAAATCCTATATATTGATAACATGAAGGACATATTTGCCATGTTGGCATGTTTTTAAAAACAGTCTGTGCCAGTCTGTTAGACATTCAGTAGTGTGAAATGCAAACATACACAATACGTACATTTAGGTAACTTTTGATGGGGACCCATGCGATGGGCTAGGCTGTGACATTGCATTGTTCTGTATAAATTGTAACCCTTTTGAAATTTTATTTACAGTGTTTCACTGGCAGGCGACAATAATGGGTCCGGTATGTGATTTAATTTCCCCTTTCTCTTATTAGCATAAAGTTTAGCAACAATTAAGCTTTTAAGGGTATTCTTCTCCTTCTAAACAAGTTTTTCTTCTATTCTTTTAGAATGACAGTCCTTATCAGGGAGGGGTGTTCTTTTTGACTATTCACTTCCCTACAGACTACCCCTTCAAACCACCAAAGGTGAGTTAAAAAAGCAAATAAGATCAGTTGACATTAGGAAACACAATTCATAGTGCTAGCAGTACGTTCTGGTTTATAAAATGTTTTAATTCAATTGCAGGTTGCGTTCACGACAAAGATCTACCACCCCAATATCAACAGCAATGGAAGTATTTGTCTGGATATATTGAGATCACAATGGTCGCCTGCACTTACTGTATCAAAAGGTAAGCCCCTATGAATGTTTGTCTATAGTAGAGCTGGGATGATAAATATAAAATTATTGATATCGATCAAACCAATAATGTATCAGACATTTTACTGATATCGATGCACACTATATGCTTATTGTTCAATTTATAGTTGTTGTGAAATTTCAGTCGATTTATCGGGATACGGATTTATGTCCATATCATCTAGCTCTAGTCTATAGGCTCTGACATAAGGTTGGAATGAAATATTTCCAGGgattacagtcccctgtagctcagttggtagagcatggtgcttgcaacggcagggttgtgggttcgtttcccacggggggcagtcagtatgaaaatgtatgcactcactaactgtaagtcgctctggataagagcgtctgctaaatgacaaaaatgtaaattacTTGCAATATAACTATATGTTACATTATTATTCTTATTATGAGGAAAATATATTTACTTATAATGCATAGGACCCTTCAAATGTTAGCTTTGATTTaatgacagtcagacagacagcatATTATCTCTCCAAACATGCTTATTTTAGAACTGTAAGCATACAAATTTAGTTGGTTTGTTTACAAGCATTTTACTTACCATTTAAATAAATAATTGTTTGACCTAGTCAATGTCTTTCCTggtagtttcaagttttattagttgtatgtacatgatacacatggtatacaccgtccaacaaaatgtttacttgcaggttccttctcgacaatgcaacaacaataagaaataataaaagataagcaTTCAActataaagtaaatggctcagtagaatatcaTATTTTTTTGTTGCGTAAGTATagtacaggaaggcacaatttatagtctaatatttacatgtgttttggggggcatgtttaaattgtgcagtatttagtaataataataagtctggtagcagcagttgtgatgtgtgtatcatgaatgtactgtatatgggtGTGTGGTAATAATGTACAAGACAATTAGAGATCAAATTCAGCAATCCATTGTTTTGTATTTTCTACTTCAAATGGTTGTCAGAATAGTAAATATATTATTCTTAGACTTGAGAAGGGCAATCGTTATCATGTTCCACTTTGTGTCTCAGATGAAGAGGTGGTCAACACAATAGCAACTGTTGTCATAGCAATATGGATGAAAGCTGTGTCTAGATGTATTAAAGGCTCTTAGTTCCCCTAAAGAAAATGCATGGTTAAGAGCCATTTACAGAAGCATTTGGCCTCCTTTTTGgataataaaatatttaaaatataatttttattcacttgttgtatgtgtgtgtgtctgcagtgtgAGGGGTTTCAGATGTAGTTATCGAATGTTGATTATTTTCTTGTCCATTTTTTTCTAGTTCTCTTGTCAATCTGCTCTCTGCTTTGCGATCCGAACCCAGATGACCCTCTTGTACCAGAGATTGCACACACCTACAAAGCTGACAGGGAAAAGTGAGTGTGCCATAGTGTTTGATTCCTTGATTCCTTTTCTTTGAAACCAGCATACTGGTATTCCTGAATAGGGCCTACTCCACAAACAGTTAAATGTATCTTTAATGCCAACATTTTGGTCAATAGACCTTCATTTGATGCCAATGTTTCAGTCAACCCTGGTGAAGGTCTAAAATACCAGTGTGCTAGTTCTGTTTTTCAGGTATAGTGCAAACCTTCCATTTTGTTTTACAGGTACAACAGACTAGCAAGAGAATGGACACAGAAGTATGCAATGTGAGAATGCCTGTGAAATGAAAACACTAAAAGAAGAAAAACACGTTTAATATTAACACAAGGCAAACGAACAAGAGGGGAAACATAACTACACACTCTGGTTGGAGAAGGAAGCGATAAAATAAGGGACAGTGCAACCTGGCTGCTAAGTGCCGAGCTGCTGCCATGTGCCATTCTTCATGACTTGTATGGATCAGCTGAGCAAGGCCTAAGGAACTCCTGAAAGCACTCCCTTATGGAAGACTGGAACCTCCCCGTAGTCCAGACCACCACACCCAGACTTTAACTATTACGACTTCTATTGTGACTATTATTATCAGTGTTACTATTCATATTCTTATTATGATTACTTATTATAATGATATCATTGTGTTATTCTACTGAATGCTGAAACATGGGGTTTTGAATTTGGAGGGGCCTAGTTAGCGGTTTGGTTCTCCCTCCTTTCAAAGGTACTATCTTTGCCCCTCTGGATGTCTTGTATTACTGTATGTTCATGTATTCAGTGGCCTTGCTGTATTATTGTAACAACCTCCTCTCAGATGTTAGATGTGCAATTGAGTTGGAGTGCTCAGCACATAATGGTGCATGGCTATATGCAGCAGCGTGGTTCAGTGGCTCACTAAGACTCTGGAGATGGTTCGACCCAAACTATCTCGCACCCGGACATAATGTGAGACGATTCAGACAGTCATTCTGTATCCCCCTGAGCGAATTTGTTTTATCACTCAATGCATTTTGAAATGTCCCAAATGCAGTGACGGGTGGTCCTTGGAGAGCCTGGAGAGAGGTGCTATCAAGGTGAGCTGCCCTGGGTTGGACTGGCATCAGTGCTCATGGGCAAGAGACCAGGGAGAAAGTTCTGGAACCTCCACCACTTTTCTCACCTGTGTCGTCTATGTCCCTGCTTGTCCTAGATCCATCCAGGGCTAGCACCTTACTACATAAAATCATACTGGAAGGTAGTACTTAAACCCTGGTAAAGCTAATCTCAAAGAGCTTAACTACTCCCAGCCATACAGTTGAGTACACACGTAGCGAAACAGAATGTAAGCTTGAGAGATCAGGATGGTTCATGAGGCTGGAGGTAGAGTGCCACCCTGTAAATACAGTAGCTCAGGTATATATCCAACTCACCTGTCTGTGAAAGGGCACTGTAGTGACCTATGATGTGAGAAAAATGACCAGAGCTGTGTTGCACACTGACATGCTGCTTTAATCCAGAAGTTGTCGTTGGAGACATTATCTGACATGGGTCATTCATTAGCTTTCCCTTCTCAGTTCTCACCGTTATCACAGATTGTTTTACTGTACAACACTATGATGTGAATGTTTTCAAACAGTTTTTGTTCATGCTGTGGATAGACACCGCACATGCTATTTCTTTGAATATGCCATTGGTTAAAACTGGAGTCATTTTTAATTTAGATGGGAGGTTGAAAATACTTTATTTAATGACAACTGTTGCAGATCTATGaattaacatgttttttttttttgttaatgtGAGTGACTTGAGGTGTATTTCTCATCTTGGTTTATTGTGAGGTttcacatgtttcccatgccttTTACATTTTAACATAACATGAGCTGTAACCTGGGTTGTGCcagatgtcttgagattttgTTATTGTCATTGGAACATTactttctctttatttttacagaGGGTCTGCAACAGTGCACATAGGCAATACATTTTTAACTTAGTATTCAGCAAGCTTGattgtagttttttttttatgtcactaAAATGACCACTGTTGTAATTAATCTGGCATTAGTAATATCACATTTTAAAGTCAACAA
The sequence above is a segment of the Coregonus clupeaformis isolate EN_2021a chromosome 16, ASM2061545v1, whole genome shotgun sequence genome. Coding sequences within it:
- the LOC121584850 gene encoding ubiquitin-conjugating enzyme E2 D4, translated to MALKRIQKELTDLQRDPPAQCSAGPVGDDLFHWQATIMGPNDSPYQGGVFFLTIHFPTDYPFKPPKVAFTTKIYHPNINSNGSICLDILRSQWSPALTVSKVLLSICSLLCDPNPDDPLVPEIAHTYKADREKYNRLAREWTQKYAM